A window of Cherax quadricarinatus isolate ZL_2023a chromosome 53, ASM3850222v1, whole genome shotgun sequence genomic DNA:
ATGATAAATTTAAAGCAATTAAAAGTAGGGATGACATAAACACAAATAGAGAAAATTGTGTAAACATCCGATTTTCTAAACACTTCAACTATAAAATCACGGTAAGGGTGGGCATTGAACTCGCggctagtgagtcctaaaactACAGACTGACGCGTTAGGCACTGGCACAGTGGTTAACGCCCCGGTGTGGAGTTTTGCGACTCAGTAGACTAGGGTTCGATCCCCGTCCGTaacgtggtttgtttacaatcctgTAATTATGATTTCGTGTTTCACTTCAGCTATTACTAGCAAATATAAGAAATATTGCCTGTAGAGATGTTAAATTAATCAAGAGGAACCGAGATCATTTACTGCAGGAAGAAAATGATCAGAGGCGTTATAACACAGCTTGTAGTAATATTAAGATGTTGTGGGTTATAACAGCTTGTAGTTATCTCACTGAGAGATCAAGATGCTGTGGGTTATAACACAGCTTGTAGTTATCTCACTGAGAGATCAAGATGCTGTGGGTTATAACACAGCTTGTGGTTATATTACTGAGAGATCAAGATGCTGTGGGCTATAACACAGCTTGTAGATATCTCACTGAGAGATCAAGATGCTGTGGGTTATAACACAGCTTGTAGTTATCTCACTGAGAGATCAAGATGCTGTGGGTTATAACGCAGCTTGTAGTTATCTCACTGAGAGATCAAGATGCTGTGGGTTATAACACAGCTTGTAGTTATCTCACTGAGAGATCAAGATGCTGTGGGTTATAACACAGCTTGTAGTTATCTCACTGAGAGATCAAGATGCTGTGGGTTATAACGCAGCTTGTAGTTATCTCACTGAGAGATCAAGATGCTGTGGGCTATAACACAGCTTGTAGTTATCTCACTGAGAGATCAAGATGCTGTGGGTTATAACACAGCTTGTGGTTATATCACTGAGAGATCAAGATGCTGTGGGTTATAACACAGCTTATAGTTATCTCACTGAGAGATCAAGATGTTGTGGGCTATAACGCAGCTTGTAGTTATCTCACTGAGAGATCAAGATGCTGTGGGCTATAACGCAGCTTGTAGTTATCTCACTGAGAGATCAAGATGCTGTGGGCTATAACGCAGCTTGTAGTTATCTCACTGAGAGATCAAGATGCTGTGGGTTATAACAACTTGTGTTTATCTCACTGAGAGATCATGATGCTGTGGgttataacactgtagttatcacagTAACAAAGATGCTATGGAGTATATAACTTTAAGACAAGCACATTAGATCGATCAACTTTCATTATTATTCTTGAGAACACAGTACTGACGCCTAATTACCAAACTTCTTGTCTTTGCTTTGTCTGAAACTTTAAGAAAACGAGTAAAACCTAAACATTTAGGAATGAAACGAACATTATCAACTTGATTCAATGTCACACACGGAAACTCTCCAGCTTTAAAGAGATGCTTTTATAAAATAATCTTTCATGATGAGGTAAACCCACGTGGGTCATTCAACACAAGAAGTAGTAAAGGTTCGATAATCAGCCTCCTAATAGCGGCTCAGTCACTGACCAGTCAGACTGTTGTTGTCTCTGTTTTACATACTCCACAGAGGCAGACTCTATACTTGGGTCTATGGCAGCTTCCATCCTCAAGAACAGATTTAAATCGAAATGCATAACAAAAAGAAAATTTGATTTTTATGCATTCTGAGAGGTAGCAGACTTCTGTACATTATCTATTTCTTTACTTGTTTAAGTAGATGAGATGTTGATGTTGAGCAGACGTTGTACACAACgttaaattattaattttgaagGTTAATTTCGTAGGTAAAATGTCTGTCGACTGCAAAAGTCTTTAAGGTTGTATATTGCCTCTACACCACGATTAATTTATTTGCTATAAAAAAGAATTAAGAACACTTAATGCTAATATAATTCACATGAGAAAAACAtctgtctgtgtatatatacagatgtTCCTTGTACAGTTATCAATATCAAGGTGTTTAGAGTTGTGGCCTCACTGGGTCTTGCTGCCGAAGTGACTGTCTGGAGACAAGGTCACCTGAAGTCCTGAACCATCGTCCAGTGACTCGCACATCGTAATTGTCAACAAGAAAAGTTCAGCTCacaaaaatatattaatttatttctCCCATAAAAATACGCAGACAACTACTGCTTAGTAAACTTttaaagaaaattaaattaataaaaaatgtACAAGTTATATACATtggtaaaatataaatataatgatGCAACTATTATTATTCAGTAAAAACCATATTAAATATTTAGTAATAGGAGGAATAAATATATACAGAAAACATTTTTTGCAAAAAATTAACAATTTAAAATTATAAAAGGTTTGTAGATGAAAAATGACAAACAGACAAAAGAGGAACAAAAATTTACTGATAAGTTCATTATTTTTTGCAATTCACTTCAGTTCTTGCTTTCTCATAAACAAATAATGAATATTGCGTTAAAAAAAATTACCCACAGTATCCTCCACTATACCTTCCATCTCCACCCGGCGACCTCTGGCAACAATGGAAGGAGCGGGACACTATAAATATTCCAGCACTCCTGGATCGTACCATCAGTCTTTCCCCTCTTGTTGTACTATCAACTACTCGCAGAGTGAGCTCTCGTGCTGGATTTACTTCTTCATTATCATTCTACGCTCTAAATCAAGAAACTATGAAAATATGTATATGATAATCCCTAGAGtatttatattttaatataaaaaatgCTGATTTACTTATGTTACAGATGCAGGCTtcaggagtgtgtgtggtggtgttggctgtggtggtgacagtggtggctgaCCCAAGCTACCCTCAACCAGCTCCCTGCTACCCAAAGACCCAGTATGTCACTCAGTACCAGACACAGGTCCAAGAGGTTAGTATGTTTGAAGGTCAGTACATGAATAATTCCAGCAGGTCACTACTAAGCATATCCAGCAgacagtactggaaaacctccgTCAGGAAAACCAATTAATTAACATCATTTCCTGCAGACATGAGAGTGAACAGAGTGAAATGAAGCTTTTAGGAAGATATTTGTTAAAAGATTATTGATAACACGTTTAACATAAGTTTTCTTAAGAATTCTTGATGaagtaaatatataatatattattgcATCTTCTGCAGGTGCCAGTGTATAAAACAGTCTACGAAACACAAGTCGTccccaccaccttctatcagaCCCAGTACCACACCCAGTACCAGACGAAGTACCAAACCCAGTACGTTCCCCAGTATGTCACCCAAACAGTCTACAAGACGCAAGTTCAGTACGTGACTCAGTACCAGACCGTATACAAGACCCAGTACCAAACTCAGTATGTGACCAAGACCCAATATGTGCCACAGTACATAACACAGACACAATACCAGACTCAATACGTTACCCAGACTCACTACCAGACTGTGTACAAGACTGAATACAAACCCCAGTATGTAACAAAGACTCAGGTAGAGTACCACACCCAGTACCAAACCCAAGTGGTCCCCGAGTACCACACGGTCACCAAGACCCAGCACACGTACAAGACCGTGTGTCCCAAGCCTTCCTACGGCTACTGAAGACCCAGCACACCTACAAGACCATCTTCTCAAAGCCTTCCTGCAGCTCCTGAAGACCTGGGCAGCCATCAGATCTCCAGGTTTCTCCTCCATTCCAGATGATTCATTGCTGCCTAAACTTGACATTATAATCATGGACGGAGGAAACTCAATTCTTTATAACGACCACTAGATTCCACTTCACTTTTCTAAAATATTTATCTCGAATGTTATTTTTTATGTAATCGACTTCAAAAACAAACCAAAATAAAACCcataaatataaattattttgCATTTATATTTCACCGAAGAACAAACTTTTCATTAAGATTCTGTTATATATAATTTAACATCAAATTTAAACATGacatcatatatattttttaagaatAACAGAAATATTTACGAAGAGTTTCGTTGAATTTCTTTCTTTCTGATTATATGTAAACATTATGTGTAAATATTATTGAAGAAGACATATATAACTGAACCGTCAGTCGACTGTTGTTGGTCATATCCAGCTAAACATAATGAGCTCTCTGGTATGGAGAAGAGACAGATACTTGATCATATATTAATGAAAAATACTTGAGTTAGGTCCCTACTGAACACACTATTATAACTGTTTACTGAATCAAGAGTTACGGCATGAATGATAAATTTAAAGCAATTAAAAGTAGGGATGACATAAACACAAATAGAGAAAATTGTGTAAACATCCGATTTTCTAAACACTTCAACTATAAAATCACGGTAAGGGTGGGCATTGAACTCGCGGCTATTGAGTCCTAAAACTACAGACTGACGCGTTAGGCACTGGCACAGTGGTTAACGTGCCGGTGTGGAATTTTATGGCTCAGTAGCCTAGAGTTCGATCCCCGCACGTAACGTGGTTTGTTCTCAATCCTGTAATTATGATTTCGTGATTCACTTCAGCTACTACCAGGAAATATAAGAAATATTGCCTGTAGAGATGTTAAATTAATCAAGAGGAACCGAGATAATTTCCTGCAGGAAGAAAATAATCAGAGGCGTTATAACACAGCTTGTAGTTATATTACTGAGAGATCAAGATGCTGTGGTTTATAACACAGCTTGTAGCTATCTCACTGACAGATCAAGATGCTGTGGGTCTTAACACAGCTTGTAGTTATCTCACTGAGAGATCAAGATGCTGTGGTTTATAACACAGCTTGTATTTATCTCACTGACAGATCAAGATGCTGTGGGTCTTAACACAGCTTGTAGTTATCTCACTGAGAGATCAAGATGCTGTGGGTCATAACACAGCTTGTAGTTATCTCACTGAGAGATCAAGATGCTGTGGGTCATAACACAGCTTGTAGTTATCTCACTGAGAGATCAAGATGCTGTGGTTTATAACACAGCTTGTAGTTATCACAGCAACAGAGTAAGATGCTGTGGAATACAGAACTTTAAGACAAGTACATTAGatctgtggaaaattaaatttacctcgatgaatctcattagatacataccagtaaatggtaacaaagataattattctttatcaaagttacagagacaagtaggaattttaggacacctaggtcgcaaaaaatgtcccccttcgatacctactacaatctatatctccacaagtcactctggacctatattaatttcaaatgaaatatacatcaccaggaattctagtaaaacattaatataaatatatggactgtataataaatttaaaaatgaatacatatacattgacggagaatttatcttaataccactcaccaattagtctggagattacggtgtgtcatacacaaacccctgtctaaaatatgaagaaaatactggccagaatttcaacataaatatagacatgacttagctgggggtCCCTGATTGTCCTGTCCACTCGCCTAATgttcacgttatgcaggactgcaaatccaacaatttcggctcctatttgagaggttttaaacacaatataacctctagagctaCGAAAATTCTTCCAATTTCCATTAACATTCCTTCGTCCACTTCAAAAGAATGGCGTCTCTCCCCAGCCACGCTCACCAGtttcgctggttctttatttatttacaaattaatttttattacctacaatatattccatcaatttagatacaaaatacactgtattttcggaaaatatacagtatcttCCACAAGATTGATCAACTTACATTATTATTCGTGAGAACACAGTACTGACGCCTAATTTCGAAACTTATCTTTGTCTTGTCTGAAACTTAAAGAAAACTAGAAAAACTAAACATTTAGGAAtaaaacaaacattaacaacttgaTTAAATGTCACTCACGTAAACTCTCCAGCTTAAAAGAAAtgtatttatttaatattttttcatGATGCGGTAAACCcacgtgggtcattcagcacaagaagAAGTGAAGGTTCGATAATCAGCCTCCTAATAGCGGCTCAGTCGCTGACCAATCagactgttgtgtctctgttTTGCATACTCCACAGAGACAGTTTCCTTCCTCAAGAACAGATTTAAAACGAAATGCATAACaaaaagaaaattttatttttatatattctgAGAGGTAGCAGACTTCTGTACATTATTTTTTTACTTGTTTAAGTAGATGAGATGTCCATTTTGATCAGACATTGCTCGCAACGTTAAATGATTAATTTTAAAAGTTAATTTCGTAGGTAAAAAGTCTGTCGATTTCAAAAGGGTCTTTAAGGTTGCAAATCGCCTCTACAGCACGATTAACTTATTTCCTGTaaaagagattaaggaagctTAGTGCATATTCACATGAGAAAAACATCTCTCTATGAATATACACAGATGTTTCTTGTACAGTTATCAATATCAAGGTGTTTAGAGTTGTAGCCTCACTGGGTCTTGCTGCCTAATTGACTGTCTGGAGACAAGGTCACCTGAAGTCCTGAACCATCGTCCAGTGACTCGCACAAAgtctgaaacatattgtttcagactttggaacaatgctcttctccagactgagggactgaccacctcaaaactttaagggtgatggactgattacatcgtcttcaagtctcttctgcttctatcaacttttctgtacttgactgaagaagcctactgtgtaggcgaaacgtttcgaaataaagatacccaactgttgcatatgtgtcttacctaacaatctgtcggtattttataccattttaatgttcaaaatatTAATTGATGTCTCCCATTAAAAATACACAGACAGCTACTTCTTACCAAACATTTAAAAAAAGTAAATTAATAAACATACATAAATTATACACAtttgtaaaatatatataatgatgCAACTTTTATTATTTTATGAAAACCATATTAAAGATTTAGTAACAGGAAATAAATatatgcagatttttttttttttcaaaaaaaaaaaaaaaaattgaaatttcaaaaaaacaaaaaaaaattgtagaaGAGAAATGGTAAATGTAGAAAAGAGGAACGCAAGTAGACGGAAAACGAATATTTTTTTGCAATTTTCTTCCTTTCTCATGAACAAataataaatatatctttaaataaaaGTGAgccacaatatcctccactatATCTTCCATCTCTTCCCAGCGACCTCTGGCAACAATGGAAGCAGCGGTACACTATAAATACTGCAACACTTCTCGTTCGTACCATCAGCCTTCTCCCTCTTGTTGTACTATCAACTACTCACAGAGTGAGCTCTCGTTCTGGATTTACTTCATTATCATTCTACGCTCTAAATCAAGAAATTATGGAAATATCTAGAGTATTTacattttaatataaaaaatactgaTATTTTTATGCTACAGATGCAGGCTtcaggagtgtgtgtggtggtgttggctgtggtggtggcagtggtggctgaCCCAAGCTACCCTCAACCAGCTCCCTGCTACCCAAAGACCCAGTATGTCACTCAGTACCAGACACAGGTCCAGGAGGTTAGTATGTTTGAAGGTCAGTACATGAATAATTCCAGCAGGTCAGTACTAAGAATATCCAGCAGACAGTACTGGATAACCTCCGTCAGGAAAACCAATTAATTAATATCATTCACTGCAGACATGAGAGTGAACGTAGTGAAATGAAGCTTTTAAGAAGATATTTGTTAAAAGATTATTAATAACACGTTTAATATAAGTTTTCCTAAGAATTCCTGAAGaagtaaatatataatatattattccATCTTCTGCAGGTGCCAGTGTATAAAACAGTCTACAAAACACAAGTCGTccccaccaccttctatcagaCCCAGTACCAAACCCAGTACCAGACGAAGTACCAAACCCAATACGTTCCCCAGTATGTCACCCAGACAGTCTACAAGACGCAAGTTCAGTACGTGACTCAGTACCAGACCGTATACAagacccagtaccacactcagtATGTGACCAAGACCCAATATgtatcacagtacataacacagaCACAATACCAGACTCAATACGTTACCCAGACTCACTACCAGACTGTGTACAAGACTGAATACAAACCCCAGTATGTAACAAAGACTCAGGTAGAATACCACACCCAGTACCAAACCCAAGTGGTCCCCGAGTACCACACGGTCACCAAGACCCAGCACACGTACAAGACCGAGTGTCCCAAGCCTTCCTACGGTTACTGAAGACCCAGCACATCTACAAGACCGTGTGGCCCAAGCCTTCCTACGGTTGCTGAAGACCCAGCACACCTACAAGACCATCTTCTCAAAGCCTTCTGCAGCTCCTGAAAACCTGGGCAGCCAGCGGATCTCCAGGTTTCTCCTCCCAAACGATTCAGCGTTGCCTAAACTTGGAATTGTCATTCTGTTTAAAGAAAActtatatatgcagaacaacagCAGACTTTCCTCCATCTGGTAAAATATCTTTTCCCAATATTTTTCTATGTATGTAGTTGACCCGAAAACCAAAATAAAATTCAGAATTATGAAtattcagttttttttcttttcaatttCAACTCGTCACATTATGTCTTCAAACTTTTTTAGTGTTTTTAGGCTTCTGTCGTATGTAGCATAATAACAAGTCACTAAGGCTTTCTCCTACAGTGAGATCATTCTTCAATGGCCTACATATTAAGAGCAACATCTTCAAACGTCTTAAATGCTACACATTTGCTCTGTATGACAAGACCAGCCACCGGAACTCTGTCAACATGACACGAAGAGACGTGTCCTAAaaagttataatcataaccataatttttaaagcggtggaggggtaagccagcagaaggcctcggtcagacgaccaaaagaTCCAGCTGCGgtttatcatatgactaagagcCGAGTCAGAAAGATCTCATTTTTCCTTTCCTGACTATCCTTATctaatcatgactcacgaaatcttgttgtagctagctggcccagtggctagcgcgtcgacgtgaagttttatgactgatcacgggttctaaccccgcccgtggtatgatttgatcCTTACCTAACCGTGttctgccaaaaaaaaaaatagtaaatcgATGGAAAAACTCCCCAATTACGCAGGACGCATTGTCTTAGCACATAAAGCGAGGTGACCACCAAGCTGGAATCTGGACAAAGAGTAACGCTAACCAGGAAGAATCTCCAACTCCTGAGGGACGAGGCTGCACTctggacattattattataatcaagggggaagcgctaaacccggaggattatacagcgcctgggggggggatgtggaaggcattcaggcttaattcggggaactggagcacagatccaattccctaaatcatgagcccctcaccaacatcaaggaaccttccttgaggggtgcacTCTGGACAAGGCCAGCAAATCTTAACACCTTGTTTGGACCACGTTTCCCATAACATCGAAGCATGCATTCAGCTCGTTAAGGGTGCAAGTGCACGAAAGGCTGTGGTGGGAGAGGCACATGCAAGAAGAATCAGTTGAAGTGCACAGAACTTTGTAGTTGTAAATATTTCACGCTGAGAATCGGAGAATGATCTACACGCGCATGTAGGCCGTGCAGCCAGATTTCAATGACGTAACACAACGAGTTGTTATTGTTGGCGTCATGGCAGTCTGGCGTAATGGAATTGTTCTCCCTGCTATGTTCAAtagctgcttgtgtaatgtaCACAGTATTTATGAAATATCTTGAGACTTACTAAAGACGTAGAGttgtaatacatattttttttttattatgacactggccgattcccaccaaggcagggtggcccgaaaaagaaaaactttcaccaccattcactccatcactgtcttgccagaagggagctttacactacagtttttaaactgcaacattaacacccctccttcagagtgcaggcactgtacttcccatctccaggactcaagtccggcctgccggtttccctgaaccccttcataaatgttactttgctcacactccaacagcacgtcaagtattaaaaaccatttgtctccattcactcctatcaaacacgctcacgcatgcctgctggaagtccaagcccctcgcacacaaaacctcctttaccccctccctccaacctttcctaggccgacccctaccccgctttccttccactacagactgatacactcttgaagttattctgtttcgctcgattctctccacatgtccgaaccacctcaacaacccttcctcagccctctggacaacagttttggtaatcccgcacctcctcctaacttccaaactacgaattctctgcattatattcacaccacacattgctctcagacatgatatctccactgcctccagccttctcctcgctgcaacattcatcacccatgcttcacatccatataagagcgttggtaaaactatactctcatacattcccctctttgcctccaaggacaaagttctttgtctccacagactcctaagtgcaccactcacccttttcccctcatcaattctatgattcacctcatctttcatagacccatccgctgacacgtccactcccaaatatctgaatacattcacctcctccatactctctccctccaatctgatatccaatctttcataacctaatctttttgttatcctcataaccttactctttcctgtattcactttcaattttcttcttttgcacaccctaccaaattcatccaccaatctctgcaacttctcttcagaatctcccaagagcacagtgtcatcagcaaagagcaactgtgagaactcccactttatgtgtaattctttatcttttaactccacgcctcttgccaagaccctcgcatttacttctcttacaaccccatctataaatatattaaacaaccacggtgacatcacacatccttgtctaaggcctacttttactgggaaataatttccctctttcctacatactctaacctgagcctcactatcctcgtaaaaactcttcactgctttcagtaacctacctcctacaccatacacctgcaacatctgccacattgcctccctatccaccctgtcatacgccttttccaaatccataaatgccacaaagacctctttagccttatctaaatactgttcacttatatgtttcactgtaaacacctggtccacacaccccctaccttttctaaagcctccttgttcatctgctatcctattctccgtcttactcttaattctttcaataataactctaccatacactttgccaggtatactcaacagacttatccccctacaatttttgcactctcttttatcccctttgcctttacacaaaggaactatgcatgctctctgccagtccctaggtaccttaccctcttccatacatttattaaataattgcaccaaccactccaaaactatatccccacctgcttttaacatttctatctttatcccatcaatcccggctgccttaccccctttcattttacctactgcctcacgaacttcccccacactcacaattggctcttcctcactcctacaagatgttgttcctccttgccctatacacgaaatcacagtttccctatcttcatcaacatttaacaattcctcaaaatattccctccatcttcccaatacctctaactctccatttaataactctcctctcctatttttaactgacaaatccatttgttctctaggctttctttacttgttaatctcactccaaaactttttcttattttcaacaaaatttgttgataacatctcacccactctctcatttgctctctttttacattgcttcaccactctcttaacctctctctttttctccatatactcttccctccttgcatcacttctactttgtaaaaacttctcatatgctcctcttccctcccgcacccactttcctgtaaccacaaacttttgctgaacactctaacactacatttttaaacctaccccatacctcttcgaccccattgcctatgctctcattagcccatctatcctccaatagctgtttatatcttaccctaactgcctcctcttttagtttataaaccttcacctctctcttccctgatgcttctattctccttgtatcccatctaccttttactctcagtgtagctacaactagaaagtgatctgatatatctgtggcccctctataagcatgtacatcctgaagtctactcaacagtcttttatctaccaatacataatccaacaaactacggtcatttcgccctacatcatatcttgtatacttatttatcctctttttcttaaaatatgtattacctataactaaacccctttctatacaaagttcaatcaaagggctcccattatcatttacacctggcaccccaaacttacctaccacaccctctctaaaagtttctcctactttagcattcaggtcccctaccacaattactctctcacttggttcaaaggctcctatacattcgcttaacatctcccaaaatctctctctctcctctgcattcctctcttctccaggtgcatacacgcttattatgacccacttctcgcatccaacctttactttaatccacataattcttgaatttacacattcatattctcttttctccttccataactgatcattcaacattactgctaccccttcctttgctctaactccctcagatactccagatttaatcccatttatttccc
This region includes:
- the LOC138854238 gene encoding adhesive plaque matrix protein-like translates to MLQMQASGVCVVVLAVVVAVVADPSYPQPAPCYPKTQYVTQYQTQVQEVPVYKTVYKTQVVPTTFYQTQYQTQYQTKYQTQYVPQYVTQTVYKTQVQYVTQYQTVYKTQYHTQYVTKTQYVSQYITQTQYQTQYVTQTHYQTVYKTEYKPQYVTKTQVEYHTQYQTQVVPEYHTVTKTQHTYKTECPKPSYGY
- the LOC138854237 gene encoding adhesive plaque matrix protein-like → MLQMQASGVCVVVLAVVVTVVADPSYPQPAPCYPKTQYVTQYQTQVQEVPVYKTVYETQVVPTTFYQTQYHTQYQTKYQTQYVPQYVTQTVYKTQVQYVTQYQTVYKTQYQTQYVTKTQYVPQYITQTQYQTQYVTQTHYQTVYKTEYKPQYVTKTQVEYHTQYQTQVVPEYHTVTKTQHTYKTVCPKPSYGY